From one Persephonella sp. genomic stretch:
- a CDS encoding DUF6364 family protein, translating into EKDLIENVKELSQKKGKSISKIVENYFKLILKDKEKNEELTPTVKKLKGILKDKKISEEDYKKHLEEKYL; encoded by the coding sequence GAAAAAGATTTAATAGAAAATGTAAAAGAGCTTTCCCAGAAAAAAGGAAAGTCCATATCTAAGATTGTGGAAAATTATTTTAAACTAATCTTAAAAGATAAAGAAAAAAATGAAGAATTAACTCCAACAGTAAAAAAATTAAAAGGAATTTTAAAAGATAAAAAAATTTCAGAAGAAGATTATAAGAAACACTTAGAGGAAAAATATCTTTGA